A part of Oncorhynchus masou masou isolate Uvic2021 chromosome 30, UVic_Omas_1.1, whole genome shotgun sequence genomic DNA contains:
- the cfap418 gene encoding cilia- and flagella-associated protein 418 — MTTFNKQQYPEAMADDLDELLDEVETKFCRNVSLTPQLQAPSELSTAGKCLTQTGKERKHCTTDDTPRKTDIEDIDALLEDILDDDFDSFALNTGQLPKMTKTLPQSTRKCCPVFLGGSSIANGVGTAVSQRSCDQLRCISCDFRVAMFDDHEWDPSCDYLFFRNNMPDCQKLRAKLRRRKGARAYACQCSWHSARDLTDLREQHQLKWVCGKHEV, encoded by the exons ATGACAACATTCAATAAGCAGCAGTACCCTGAAGCTATGGCGGACGATTTGGACGAATTGCTGGATGAGGTTGAAACAAAGTTCTGTCGCAATGTTTCTTTGACGCCACAACTTCAAGCTCCCTCAGAATTATCGACGGCTGGGAAATGTTTAACGCAAACTGGGAAAGAAAGAAAACACTG CACCACTGACGATACACCCAGAAAAACGGACATCGAAGATATAGATGCCCTTCTTGAGGACATACTTGACGATGATTTCGATTCCTTTGCGCTTAAC ACTGGACAGCTTCCGAAAATGACGAAGACATTGCCACAATCCACAAGAAA GTGCTGCCCAGTTTTCCTTGGTGGAAGCTCCATTGCAAATGGTGTAGGAACAGCTGTTTCACAAAG GTCGTGTGATCAGCTGAGATGTATCTCCTGTGACTTTCGGGTGGCCATGTTTGACGATCATGAATGGGACCCCTCTTGTGATTACCTCTTCTTCAG GAACAACATGCCAGACTGTCAGAAGCTGCGGGCTAAGTTGAGGAGAAGAAAAGGGGCGCGGGCGTACGCCTGCCAGTGTAGCTGGCACTCTGCTCGAGACCTCACCGACCTGAGAGAACAGCACCAGCTCAAGTGGGTCTGTGGGAAGCATGAAGTATGA